A genome region from Bacteroidales bacterium includes the following:
- a CDS encoding tetratricopeptide repeat protein: MKDDRDFGYNEIETFELVQKYEELIRQSKSFFFDVLEFEAIINYYLDNEELVNASESIRIANGMHPYSTEIQLLKAELFITEKNYNEALAILDFLEQIHSEKSEVLFLKGQAFFNLGNFIKADENFAKSVEACTEEKSELVYRISSIYFVEEELNTAIRYLLEAHRLDPNHFATLFDLAYSFEKINEIEKSYFYYNKLLDLYPFTQNVWYNLGIVLTKQGKFDEAIEAYDYCIAIDPEYNSAYHNKANTLASIERYKEATSVFQELILLEPENPRIYCSLGECYEKTEKFEQALEMYNKTISIDPAFAEAYYGIGIIMNERKQPNLALDFIKKSIALESEQYDFWLGLGKVHYELNNIEEALKAYREATILNPDEPDAYLALAEIYLYQEKFRDVECMFDELGPKFEGNASMKVLNAAALYLSHRRKEALDELKVAKRIDPTSIDDFFSIVSVINDDDFVNQTKQL, from the coding sequence ATGAAGGACGATAGAGATTTTGGTTATAACGAAATTGAGACTTTTGAACTTGTTCAAAAGTATGAGGAGCTTATTCGTCAGAGTAAAAGTTTCTTTTTTGATGTATTGGAATTCGAAGCTATTATTAATTACTATCTTGATAATGAAGAATTGGTTAACGCATCAGAATCTATTAGGATAGCCAATGGCATGCACCCATATTCAACCGAAATTCAGTTGTTGAAAGCAGAACTTTTTATTACAGAAAAGAATTATAACGAAGCATTAGCTATCCTTGACTTTCTTGAACAGATTCATTCGGAAAAATCAGAAGTGCTCTTTTTAAAGGGTCAGGCTTTTTTCAATTTAGGAAATTTTATTAAAGCGGATGAGAATTTCGCAAAATCAGTTGAGGCATGTACCGAAGAGAAATCCGAACTTGTATATAGAATTTCGAGTATATATTTTGTTGAAGAAGAACTTAATACAGCCATTCGCTACTTGCTAGAAGCGCATAGACTTGACCCAAATCATTTTGCCACACTTTTTGATTTAGCATATAGTTTCGAGAAGATTAATGAAATTGAAAAAAGTTATTTTTACTATAATAAACTTCTTGATTTATATCCTTTTACCCAAAATGTTTGGTATAACTTAGGAATTGTTCTAACTAAACAGGGTAAATTCGATGAGGCTATTGAGGCATACGATTATTGTATTGCAATTGATCCTGAGTACAATTCAGCATATCACAATAAGGCGAATACATTAGCCTCTATTGAGAGGTATAAAGAAGCCACCTCTGTATTCCAAGAACTTATTCTCCTTGAACCCGAGAACCCTCGGATTTATTGCTCACTTGGCGAATGTTATGAAAAAACTGAAAAGTTTGAGCAGGCACTTGAAATGTACAATAAAACAATATCCATTGATCCTGCTTTTGCTGAGGCATATTATGGCATTGGAATTATAATGAATGAACGAAAACAACCAAACTTAGCCCTTGATTTTATTAAAAAATCAATAGCATTGGAGTCGGAACAGTATGATTTTTGGCTAGGTCTTGGAAAAGTTCATTATGAACTGAATAACATTGAGGAAGCTCTTAAAGCTTATCGTGAGGCAACAATATTAAACCCCGATGAGCCCGATGCGTACCTTGCACTAGCAGAGATTTATCTATATCAGGAAAAATTTAGAGATGTTGAATGTATGTTCGATGAGCTTGGACCTAAGTTTGAAGGTAACGCATCTATGAAAGTGCTTAATGCTGCTGCCCTTTACCTATCACACAGAAGAAAAGAGGCTCTTGACGAATTAAAGGTGGCGAAACGGATTGATCCCACATCAATCGATGATTTTTTCAGCATCGTATCAGTAATTAATGATGATGATTTTGTAAATCAAACCAAGCAACTCTAA
- a CDS encoding phosphosulfolactate synthase: MNYNLPFIPERPNKPRNHGLTMVMDKGLSLSEAESMVESGGEFIDFVKFGFGTALITNKLEEKIKLYRQAGIRPYFGGTLFEIFIIRGMFDEFCKFIDKYKLDLAEVSDGSMEMNNDVKCDYISKLAKRVTVISEVGSKQADVHIPDDEWVAMMRRELESGSWKVIAEARESGNIGIYNSNQSANTKLIDDIVHNIKIENVLWEAPIKSQQAWFINLLGENVNLGNIAPNEVVSLETLRRGLRGDTFFQFLPKDLRGNN; the protein is encoded by the coding sequence ATGAACTACAATCTTCCTTTTATTCCCGAAAGACCAAATAAACCACGTAATCATGGTTTAACAATGGTTATGGATAAAGGCTTAAGCCTTTCTGAGGCTGAATCTATGGTTGAATCGGGTGGAGAATTTATTGACTTTGTGAAATTTGGATTTGGAACAGCTCTTATCACTAATAAACTTGAAGAGAAAATTAAACTCTACAGGCAGGCAGGTATCAGACCTTACTTTGGAGGAACTCTTTTTGAAATCTTTATAATTAGAGGAATGTTCGATGAGTTCTGTAAATTTATAGATAAATATAAACTCGATTTGGCTGAAGTTTCAGATGGTTCAATGGAAATGAATAACGATGTAAAGTGTGATTACATTTCAAAACTTGCAAAGCGGGTAACCGTTATTTCTGAAGTTGGTTCTAAACAAGCAGATGTTCATATTCCTGATGATGAGTGGGTTGCAATGATGAGAAGAGAACTTGAATCTGGCTCTTGGAAGGTTATTGCAGAGGCAAGAGAAAGTGGTAATATTGGAATTTATAACTCAAACCAATCAGCAAATACTAAACTAATTGACGATATTGTTCATAATATCAAAATTGAAAATGTGCTTTGGGAAGCACCAATAAAAAGCCAACAGGCTTGGTTTATTAATCTTCTTGGTGAAAATGTTAATCTGGGAAATATTGCTCCGAACGAGGTTGTTTCCCTTGAAACATTACGTAGAGGACTAAGAGGTGATACATTCTTCCAATTTCTTCCTAAAGACCTAAGAGGCAATAACTAA
- a CDS encoding rhodanese-like domain-containing protein, with translation MTNQSKHLITAILILFFIAIDISGKCSSIKNLDSSNGDTTSIKVKKAFKLIKMNANNSQFVILDVRKPDDFLKEHITNAINIDFKSEDFSNKIDQLDKGKTYLVYCYGGFRSKSTMQLMENKGFTKIYNMKGGIMKWRVRKLPLSK, from the coding sequence ATGACTAATCAGAGCAAACACCTAATCACTGCGATATTAATACTATTTTTCATAGCTATTGATATTTCAGGGAAATGTTCAAGTATTAAAAACTTGGATTCTTCTAATGGCGATACAACGAGTATTAAAGTAAAAAAAGCGTTTAAACTAATTAAGATGAATGCTAATAATTCGCAATTTGTGATACTAGATGTTCGAAAACCTGATGACTTTTTAAAAGAGCATATTACAAACGCAATAAATATTGATTTTAAATCCGAAGATTTTTCGAATAAAATAGACCAATTGGATAAAGGGAAAACATATTTGGTTTACTGTTATGGTGGCTTTCGAAGTAAGAGTACCATGCAACTGATGGAAAATAAAGGATTCACAAAAATTTATAATATGAAAGGTGGTATTATGAAATGGAGAGTTAGGAAATTACCTCTTTCCAAGTAG
- a CDS encoding DUF3108 domain-containing protein, translating to MKFFRTALFLLLVSISKTLFAQGTDCYIINNTFKSGEKVYYRAVYNWGFIWINAADVIFTVKDTIYAGENCYYLKSEGWSLKQYDWFYKVRDKFESIVNKDSLKPHWFRRDTYEGGYVAYNNYTFDYNSNNLKINSYTSERKSKLEQFPLKPCTFDVLSAIYYCRNIDFNSLVIDQKVPLTMAVDNEIYDLYIRFLGKEKIIIHKGKTYNTFKFSAMLVKGTIFKGGEDLVVWVTDDNYHIPVMVEAKILIGSVKALLVGVEGI from the coding sequence ATGAAGTTTTTTAGAACAGCACTATTCCTTTTACTGGTAAGCATCTCCAAAACTCTTTTTGCACAGGGTACAGATTGTTATATAATCAATAATACTTTTAAAAGTGGCGAGAAGGTATACTACCGAGCTGTATATAATTGGGGATTTATTTGGATAAATGCTGCAGATGTTATTTTTACGGTTAAGGATACTATATATGCAGGGGAAAACTGTTATTATCTAAAATCAGAAGGTTGGAGTTTAAAGCAGTATGATTGGTTCTATAAAGTGCGCGATAAGTTTGAATCGATTGTAAATAAAGACTCTTTGAAACCTCACTGGTTTAGAAGGGATACGTATGAGGGAGGTTATGTAGCCTATAATAATTATACCTTTGATTACAATTCGAATAATCTAAAAATAAATAGTTATACCTCCGAACGAAAATCAAAACTCGAACAATTCCCCCTGAAACCTTGTACATTTGATGTGTTGAGTGCTATATACTATTGTCGAAATATCGACTTTAATTCGCTTGTAATAGATCAAAAAGTTCCATTGACAATGGCTGTTGATAATGAGATTTACGATTTGTATATCAGATTTTTGGGTAAAGAGAAGATTATTATTCATAAAGGAAAAACTTATAATACCTTTAAATTCTCTGCAATGCTTGTAAAGGGAACAATTTTCAAAGGCGGCGAAGATTTAGTGGTTTGGGTTACTGATGATAATTACCATATCCCTGTTATGGTTGAAGCAAAAATTTTAATTGGATCAGTTAAGGCTCTGCTAGTGGGTGTTGAAGGGATTTAG
- a CDS encoding bifunctional (p)ppGpp synthetase/guanosine-3',5'-bis(diphosphate) 3'-pyrophosphohydrolase yields MESTTQTENSKIVNYYRCLLRAAKGLISKDDQKQIRIAFKLVVDLNSGVRRESGQLNIFHLVNVARICVEEMGLGKTSIVSALLHETIKRNQLTIDEIEKQFGSKIARIIDGLTKISEIDPKNPKLQAENFRELLLTISQDPRVILIKIAERLETMRSLNIMPNNVQLKNSLITFYLYSPLAHRLGLYRIKSEMEDLAMKYTNSEDYEAINKKLKNTNVKRNKYIKEFITPIQDELKSKGFDFDIKGRTKSVYSIWKKMQKQGVDFEEVYDLFAIRIILNSPPEKEKSDCWQVYSIITDKYTPNPERLRDWISAPKNNGYESLHTTVVGPEGRFVEVQIRTNRMDLIAEDGLAAHWKYKGIKQEQNVEEWLTKVREIIDTSNSSPEDFVDHLKANLYTKEIFIFTPNGDLRKLPVGATVLDFAFEIHSNVGCQCVGAKVNNKNATIRQILSNGDIVEIITSKNQKPKTDWLNVVITSKAKGKIKQSLREEKNKEILLGKEILYRRFKNWKITDNEEAIQAIQKHLKIKSQPDLFSLIANEKVDLTEMKSIVLQTDKKITTPADEKVYDSNKPDDSRKLHASDDFLVIDEKLVNIDYKLARCCNPILGDNIFGFVTISEGIKIHRTNCPNAPQLNARWGYRIVKAKWRESKMVGSFQTTIKINGFDELGIVNKISEVISNDLKVNMRSIAINSSKGLFEGRIQVFVSDIKNLETLLYKLNNIKGVQKAVRLK; encoded by the coding sequence ATGGAATCTACTACACAAACTGAAAATAGCAAAATCGTTAACTATTATCGATGTTTACTGCGTGCAGCAAAGGGACTAATTTCCAAAGATGATCAAAAACAGATCCGAATAGCATTTAAACTCGTAGTTGATTTGAATTCAGGTGTCCGTAGAGAATCTGGTCAACTAAATATTTTCCATCTGGTAAATGTTGCTCGTATTTGTGTGGAAGAGATGGGTCTTGGAAAAACATCCATAGTATCAGCACTTCTGCATGAAACCATTAAAAGGAATCAACTAACCATTGATGAGATTGAGAAGCAATTTGGGTCTAAAATCGCCAGAATTATTGATGGTTTGACAAAAATATCCGAGATTGATCCTAAAAACCCTAAACTACAGGCTGAGAATTTCAGAGAACTTTTACTAACCATTTCTCAAGATCCTCGGGTTATCCTTATTAAAATTGCTGAACGGCTAGAAACAATGCGGTCATTGAACATTATGCCAAATAATGTTCAGCTTAAAAATTCATTGATAACATTTTACCTCTACTCCCCTCTTGCCCATCGCCTTGGTCTTTATAGAATAAAATCCGAGATGGAAGATTTAGCAATGAAGTACACCAACTCCGAAGATTACGAAGCTATTAATAAGAAACTGAAGAATACCAATGTAAAGCGAAATAAATATATCAAAGAGTTTATCACTCCAATACAGGATGAGCTTAAATCCAAGGGATTTGATTTTGATATTAAGGGTAGAACCAAGTCGGTTTACTCTATTTGGAAAAAGATGCAAAAGCAGGGTGTCGATTTCGAAGAGGTTTATGATCTCTTTGCAATTAGAATAATTTTAAATAGTCCTCCCGAAAAAGAGAAATCAGATTGTTGGCAGGTATACTCAATTATAACAGACAAATACACACCTAACCCCGAGCGTCTTAGAGATTGGATATCTGCGCCAAAGAACAATGGCTATGAATCGCTTCATACAACAGTTGTTGGCCCTGAAGGCAGGTTTGTGGAAGTTCAGATTCGTACAAATCGGATGGATCTAATTGCAGAAGATGGATTGGCTGCCCACTGGAAATACAAAGGTATTAAGCAGGAACAAAATGTCGAAGAATGGTTAACAAAGGTTAGAGAGATTATTGATACTTCCAATTCATCTCCAGAAGATTTCGTTGATCATCTGAAAGCAAATTTATACACCAAAGAGATTTTTATTTTTACTCCAAATGGGGATTTAAGAAAGTTACCCGTTGGGGCAACTGTTTTAGATTTCGCTTTTGAAATACACTCAAACGTTGGCTGTCAGTGCGTTGGAGCTAAAGTGAATAATAAAAATGCAACCATTAGGCAAATCTTAAGCAATGGTGATATTGTTGAAATTATTACATCCAAAAATCAGAAACCTAAGACCGATTGGCTAAACGTTGTAATAACGTCAAAAGCTAAAGGAAAAATTAAGCAAAGCTTAAGGGAAGAGAAAAACAAGGAGATTCTTTTAGGAAAAGAGATTCTATACAGAAGGTTTAAAAACTGGAAGATTACTGATAACGAGGAAGCTATTCAGGCTATTCAAAAGCATCTCAAGATAAAAAGTCAACCCGATCTTTTCTCTCTTATTGCAAACGAAAAGGTTGACTTAACAGAAATGAAATCCATAGTTCTCCAAACTGATAAAAAAATTACAACCCCAGCAGATGAGAAGGTATATGATTCCAATAAACCCGATGATTCTAGAAAGCTACATGCAAGTGATGATTTTCTGGTTATAGATGAGAAACTTGTAAACATCGATTACAAACTTGCAAGATGCTGTAATCCAATATTAGGCGATAATATTTTTGGTTTTGTCACAATTAGTGAGGGTATTAAGATTCATCGCACGAATTGCCCAAATGCACCACAGCTTAATGCCCGATGGGGTTACAGAATTGTAAAAGCAAAATGGAGGGAATCAAAAATGGTTGGTTCATTCCAAACCACTATCAAAATCAATGGTTTTGACGAACTCGGAATTGTAAATAAAATCTCGGAGGTAATAAGCAACGATTTAAAAGTAAATATGAGAAGTATTGCAATCAATAGCTCCAAAGGGCTATTTGAAGGGCGAATTCAGGTATTTGTTTCGGATATAAAGAATCTTGAAACGCTCCTCTATAAGCTGAATAATATTAAAGGGGTTCAAAAAGCAGTAAGATTGAAGTGA
- a CDS encoding dihydroorotate dehydrogenase-like protein yields the protein MTDLTTAYMGLKLKNPIIISSSGLTSSVKDIIDLESKGAGAIITKSLFEEEIIIETHENLNKMHASGFVYPETTEYFDFDRMEDTVSNYLKFLVDSKKSVHIPVIASVNCISAEGWTDFAKRIEDTGVDGLELNIFRLPANFNIENDDNEKIYFDIIDKITSVVKLPIALKIGFYHSNLGYLIKHLSQTQIKAIVLFNRFYNPDIDIHTLNFASSNVFSNPSEMSMSLRWIAIMANRVSCDLSASSGIHDGSAVIKQLLAGAKAIQLCSTLYKHGNDQIATILTQIEQWMVEKDYKTIDEFRGKMSQSRTFDPKVFERVQFMKYLRNRD from the coding sequence ATGACTGATTTAACCACAGCCTATATGGGTTTGAAGTTGAAAAACCCAATTATTATCTCGAGTTCTGGTCTCACCAGTAGCGTTAAAGATATTATTGATTTGGAGTCAAAAGGTGCTGGTGCTATTATTACTAAGTCGTTATTTGAAGAAGAAATAATTATTGAGACTCACGAAAACCTTAATAAAATGCATGCTTCTGGATTTGTATACCCAGAAACAACAGAGTATTTTGATTTTGATAGGATGGAGGACACCGTCTCTAATTATCTAAAGTTTTTGGTTGATAGTAAGAAAAGTGTTCATATACCTGTAATTGCTAGTGTAAATTGTATTTCAGCTGAAGGGTGGACAGATTTTGCTAAACGTATTGAAGATACTGGCGTTGACGGTTTGGAACTTAATATTTTTAGATTACCAGCCAATTTCAATATAGAAAATGATGATAATGAAAAGATTTACTTCGATATTATCGATAAGATAACATCTGTTGTCAAATTACCTATTGCACTAAAAATTGGATTCTATCATTCAAACCTAGGTTATTTGATTAAACACTTAAGCCAAACTCAAATAAAAGCAATTGTTCTATTTAATAGATTTTACAATCCCGATATTGATATTCATACTCTTAACTTTGCATCGTCAAATGTATTTAGCAATCCTTCGGAGATGTCGATGTCACTCAGATGGATAGCAATAATGGCTAATAGAGTGAGTTGCGATCTATCCGCATCAAGCGGTATTCACGATGGTAGTGCTGTAATAAAGCAGCTACTTGCTGGGGCAAAAGCTATTCAACTTTGTTCTACACTATATAAACACGGTAATGATCAAATAGCAACAATACTTACTCAAATTGAGCAGTGGATGGTTGAAAAGGATTATAAAACAATAGATGAGTTTAGAGGTAAGATGAGCCAATCTAGGACTTTTGATCCAAAAGTTTTTGAAAGAGTTCAGTTTATGAAATATTTGAGAAATAGAGATTAA
- the ligA gene encoding NAD-dependent DNA ligase LigA, which translates to MSQEQIRQHIEHLREELNRHNYLYYILSKPEIGDFEFDQLLKELGELEKKYPEFDDTNSPTKRVGSDLTGEFVQVKHKYPMLSLANTYSDEEIRDFDTRVVKGIGESPEYVCELKYDGTAIGLTYKNGKLFQAITRGDGVVGDDVTANVRTIKTIPLTLQGNDYPDEFEIRGEIFMPRKVFDDINAQREEEGDVPFANPRNAASGTLKLLDPSVVAQRKLDCYLYFILGENLPFKNHFENLEKAKEWGFKIPDNNKLCKNVDEVLSFINHWDSNRKKLPYDTDGVVIKVNSYQYQKVLGFTAKTPRWAIAFKYKAEQVTTQLISVDFQVGRTGAVTPVANLKPVKLAGSTVKRASLHNRDQMELLDIRIGDMVQVEKGGEIIPKIVGVDKTQRTLFSTPFKFIEQCPECGSELVRPDGEAKHFCPNQVGCSPQIKGRIEHFISRKALNIDGLGQETVDLLFSKGLIKDIADLYTLRKEQLLNLERFAEKSADNAIKSIEESKNIPFPRVLYGIGIRYVGETTARKLAQHFGSIEQIETASIEQLLEVEEVGERIAQSIVEYFSNPITINLIERLKQAGLQLKVDETSNQLISSILNGLSIVISGTFSRISRDELKELILKHGGKNVSSVSSATSMLVAGEKIGPAKLDKAQKLGVKIVSEEEFFEMIS; encoded by the coding sequence ATGTCTCAGGAACAGATCCGTCAGCATATTGAGCATCTCAGAGAGGAATTGAATAGGCATAACTACCTGTATTACATTCTTTCTAAACCAGAGATAGGTGATTTTGAATTTGATCAATTACTTAAAGAGTTAGGTGAACTGGAAAAGAAATATCCAGAATTTGATGATACAAATTCACCAACAAAAAGAGTTGGTAGCGATTTAACAGGGGAGTTTGTTCAGGTAAAACACAAATACCCAATGCTTTCTTTAGCCAATACATACTCCGATGAGGAGATAAGGGATTTTGATACAAGAGTAGTTAAAGGAATTGGGGAATCACCTGAGTATGTATGTGAGCTAAAGTATGATGGCACCGCAATAGGATTAACCTATAAGAATGGTAAACTTTTTCAAGCTATCACACGTGGCGATGGTGTTGTGGGTGATGATGTTACTGCAAATGTTAGAACAATAAAAACGATTCCTTTGACTTTGCAGGGTAACGATTATCCCGATGAGTTTGAGATTCGAGGTGAAATATTTATGCCTCGTAAAGTTTTTGACGATATAAATGCTCAGCGTGAAGAGGAGGGTGATGTTCCTTTTGCAAATCCTAGAAATGCAGCATCTGGAACATTAAAACTTCTAGATCCATCTGTTGTTGCTCAACGTAAACTCGATTGCTACCTATATTTCATTCTTGGCGAAAACCTTCCATTCAAAAATCACTTTGAAAATCTTGAAAAGGCAAAGGAGTGGGGCTTTAAGATACCTGATAATAATAAACTTTGTAAGAACGTTGATGAGGTTCTATCATTCATAAATCATTGGGATAGTAATCGAAAGAAATTACCCTATGATACCGATGGAGTTGTAATTAAAGTGAATAGCTATCAATATCAGAAAGTACTTGGCTTTACAGCCAAAACACCTCGATGGGCAATTGCATTCAAGTATAAAGCGGAACAGGTAACAACGCAACTTATTTCAGTTGATTTTCAGGTTGGTAGAACTGGTGCTGTTACTCCAGTTGCTAATCTTAAGCCAGTTAAACTGGCTGGTTCTACCGTTAAAAGAGCTTCTCTGCACAACAGAGATCAAATGGAACTACTCGATATTCGGATTGGAGATATGGTTCAGGTTGAGAAGGGAGGAGAGATTATACCTAAAATTGTTGGAGTCGATAAAACTCAACGAACACTATTCAGCACACCCTTCAAATTTATTGAGCAATGCCCAGAATGTGGGAGTGAATTGGTGAGGCCCGATGGTGAGGCTAAGCATTTTTGTCCAAATCAGGTTGGATGTTCGCCACAGATTAAAGGGAGAATTGAACATTTCATAAGTCGAAAGGCCTTAAATATTGATGGATTAGGGCAGGAGACAGTTGATTTACTTTTCTCAAAAGGTTTAATTAAAGACATTGCTGATTTATATACCCTTAGGAAAGAACAACTGCTAAATCTTGAGAGATTTGCTGAGAAATCTGCCGATAATGCGATTAAAAGTATTGAAGAATCAAAAAACATTCCTTTTCCAAGAGTGTTGTATGGTATAGGAATTCGTTATGTTGGCGAAACTACTGCTCGTAAACTTGCTCAACACTTTGGATCGATTGAGCAGATTGAAACAGCAAGCATTGAGCAATTGCTCGAAGTTGAAGAGGTAGGTGAGAGAATTGCACAAAGTATTGTTGAATATTTCTCTAATCCTATCACAATCAATCTTATTGAAAGGTTAAAACAAGCAGGATTGCAGCTAAAGGTTGATGAAACATCAAATCAATTAATTTCTAGTATACTTAATGGACTTTCCATAGTTATATCAGGAACTTTTTCCCGAATATCTAGGGATGAACTTAAGGAGTTAATACTAAAACATGGTGGTAAGAATGTAAGTAGTGTCTCATCAGCAACATCAATGCTTGTGGCAGGAGAAAAAATTGGCCCTGCAAAACTTGATAAAGCACAGAAATTAGGAGTTAAAATAGTTTCGGAGGAGGAGTTTTTTGAGATGATTAGCTAG
- a CDS encoding 4-hydroxy-tetrahydrodipicolinate synthase — MNKRFGGLGVAMVTPFTKENEIDYNATEKLIEYLISGGVNYLVVLGTTGEAATLSDKEKKSLVKFVVKKNNKRVPIVVGVGGNDTKHVIESIDNYDYDDIDAILSVTPYYNKPSQKGLELHYKEIASKSPVPVILYNVPGRTGVNMTFDTTLKLAQVPNIVAIKEASGNLNQISYILRDKPDSFQVISGDDGLALSQLALGLDGVISVLGNAFPKPFSEMIHLALNGNFAEARKIHLKLIEITDALFIEGNPAGVKAALNIKGIIENNLRLPLVPISESTFYKLTLLMENFG, encoded by the coding sequence ATGAACAAAAGATTTGGAGGTTTGGGGGTAGCAATGGTAACCCCTTTTACTAAGGAGAACGAGATTGATTATAATGCAACGGAGAAGCTAATTGAGTATTTAATTAGCGGAGGCGTTAACTACCTTGTTGTTCTGGGGACAACTGGAGAAGCGGCAACTCTATCGGATAAAGAAAAGAAATCACTAGTTAAATTTGTAGTAAAAAAGAATAATAAGCGAGTTCCAATTGTTGTTGGAGTTGGAGGAAATGACACAAAGCACGTTATTGAATCAATTGATAACTATGATTATGATGATATTGATGCAATACTCTCAGTAACACCTTACTATAATAAACCTTCACAAAAAGGTTTGGAGTTGCATTATAAAGAAATAGCATCAAAAAGTCCAGTGCCGGTTATTCTCTATAATGTACCTGGCAGAACCGGTGTTAATATGACATTCGATACAACCCTTAAACTTGCACAAGTTCCTAATATTGTAGCAATTAAAGAAGCTTCTGGGAATTTAAATCAGATTTCATATATTCTCAGGGATAAGCCCGATTCATTCCAAGTAATATCTGGAGATGATGGATTAGCATTATCCCAACTGGCATTAGGACTTGATGGGGTAATTTCGGTTTTAGGTAATGCTTTCCCAAAACCATTCTCCGAGATGATCCATCTTGCATTAAATGGAAATTTTGCAGAAGCACGTAAGATTCATCTTAAACTTATAGAAATTACAGATGCATTATTTATTGAAGGTAATCCAGCAGGAGTTAAAGCTGCTCTTAACATAAAAGGAATAATTGAAAATAACTTAAGATTACCCTTAGTTCCAATTAGCGAATCAACTTTTTATAAATTAACGTTATTAATGGAAAACTTTGGATAG
- a CDS encoding ATP-binding protein — protein MDTILELSKNLISSVKLDFKRYLLKSIPENQRLVFIKGARGSGKTTLLLQYLKSINDSKDRVAFLSLDDIIYTQQNVIDFVDWFYKRGGELIVLDEVHKYPEWSRTLKTIYDRYSNLKIIVTCSSALQLGKGDADLSRRSISLHLNELSLREFIEIKYGISFPVYSLNDIITKQDEISSLVLKKIKPLQAFDQYLKFGAYPFSLEGEEYYYQKLSNVVNLVLETDLPAIDNITFGTVVKLRKLLYVLAEVVPFTPNISELSDKIGVTREQLYRFLYLLEKAEIIYMLRKHAKGMSMMAKPEKIYLHNPNLAEALTHSKTNTGTLRETFFINQLSSNYEVNYSSQGDFLINNQYVFEIGGRNKGKKQIKDAENSYLVKDGIEHGTGEIVPLWLFGFLY, from the coding sequence ATGGATACAATTCTTGAACTATCCAAAAACCTTATATCATCAGTAAAACTGGATTTTAAAAGGTATTTATTGAAAAGCATACCTGAAAACCAGCGATTAGTTTTCATTAAAGGCGCTAGAGGCTCTGGTAAAACAACACTATTGTTGCAATATCTTAAGAGCATAAATGACTCGAAAGATAGAGTTGCATTTTTAAGTTTAGATGATATAATCTACACTCAACAAAATGTAATAGATTTTGTAGATTGGTTTTATAAGAGGGGTGGTGAACTCATTGTCTTAGACGAAGTTCACAAATATCCTGAATGGTCAAGAACATTAAAAACAATTTATGATAGGTATTCAAATTTAAAAATAATTGTAACATGCTCATCTGCATTGCAATTGGGGAAGGGGGATGCCGATCTTAGCCGGAGATCAATATCATTACATCTAAATGAGCTCTCATTAAGAGAGTTTATTGAAATTAAGTATGGTATTTCGTTTCCAGTTTATAGTTTAAATGATATAATAACGAAACAGGATGAAATCTCATCATTGGTTTTAAAAAAAATTAAACCCTTACAGGCTTTTGATCAGTATCTTAAATTTGGTGCTTACCCTTTTTCCTTGGAAGGCGAGGAGTATTACTATCAAAAACTGTCAAATGTTGTTAACCTAGTTCTTGAAACCGATCTTCCTGCTATTGATAATATTACATTTGGAACAGTTGTTAAATTAAGAAAACTCTTATATGTTTTGGCCGAAGTTGTTCCTTTTACTCCAAATATTTCAGAGTTAAGCGATAAAATTGGTGTAACCAGAGAACAACTTTATAGATTCCTTTATTTATTGGAGAAAGCAGAGATTATTTATATGTTACGCAAACATGCAAAGGGAATGAGCATGATGGCAAAACCTGAAAAAATATATCTACATAACCCAAATTTGGCGGAAGCATTAACGCATAGCAAAACAAATACAGGCACCCTTAGAGAAACATTTTTTATTAATCAGCTATCCTCAAATTATGAAGTAAATTATTCTTCACAAGGTGACTTTTTAATTAATAATCAATATGTTTTTGAAATAGGAGGAAGAAATAAAGGGAAGAAACAAATTAAAGATGCAGAAAATTCTTACCTTGTTAAAGATGGCATTGAACACGGAACTGGTGAAATAGTGCCACTTTGGCTATTCGGCTTCTTGTACTAA